In Nitrospiraceae bacterium, a genomic segment contains:
- a CDS encoding shikimate kinase has protein sequence MNIVLIGYRGTGKSTVGKELAARLGHELISTDVEIVKRAKQTIPEIVAQHGWEYFRDLESAVCRDLAGRDQLVIDTGGGAILRPQNVEVLKRHGKLMWLTATVDTITARIGGDTQRPSLTGSKSFLEEITEVLRERTPKYQAAADHVIKTDGRSIHELVEVILALT, from the coding sequence ATGAACATCGTGCTCATCGGCTATCGAGGCACCGGCAAGAGCACCGTCGGCAAGGAGCTTGCTGCAAGGTTAGGGCACGAGCTGATCTCGACCGATGTAGAGATCGTCAAACGGGCCAAGCAGACAATTCCTGAAATTGTGGCCCAGCATGGATGGGAATATTTTCGCGATTTAGAGTCTGCCGTCTGTCGAGACCTCGCGGGACGTGACCAGTTGGTGATCGATACGGGGGGTGGCGCGATTCTAAGACCTCAGAATGTCGAAGTGTTGAAGCGACATGGCAAGCTCATGTGGCTGACCGCGACGGTGGATACCATCACGGCACGGATCGGCGGTGATACTCAACGTCCCTCGCTTACGGGATCCAAATCGTTTCTTGAGGAAATTACCGAGGTGTTGCGTGAGCGTACGCCAAAATATCAGGCGGCAGCGGATCACGTAATCAAAACTGACGGCCGATCGATTCACGAGCTTGTGGAAGTTATTCTTGCTTTGACGTGA